The following coding sequences are from one Streptomyces sp. NBC_01485 window:
- a CDS encoding ATP-binding protein, whose protein sequence is MTDYIQNPVLWALLVAVLLAVALIVRQRRAARSLRQEITGLKSHYSALENEYAQSVEAAQERAEEATKTVLKSAMRTLQGLAAEQQLIVSRLQNKYGESVILQDLLEIDHTNSQFGRRAQSIAVLCDGWLGRARDVASVYDVVRSAQGRVRHYRRVEILSQVDFGITSRAVEPVALALAELLDNATSYSSPDTVVEINIRTVPKGICIVVDDAGVGMNDEERTRAEKLLSSDRVSGVSALGNPPQFGFAVIGVLSERFGFEVSVDSSSPYGGVRGVVLLPHDLLTNAPEQREPSPVVPTVAATGHSGPDAALTGNTTTADGLPKRRRKRPMAIVPGSTSAPAHARSGAETAAIMGAFQRGTQSGRATPADSAEKSSSTRGASSEGHEVS, encoded by the coding sequence ATGACTGATTACATACAGAACCCGGTACTCTGGGCTCTCCTCGTGGCCGTACTCCTCGCAGTCGCCCTCATTGTTCGTCAGCGCAGGGCGGCGCGTTCCCTAAGGCAGGAGATCACGGGACTCAAGTCCCACTACTCCGCCTTGGAGAACGAGTACGCGCAATCCGTCGAGGCAGCTCAGGAAAGAGCCGAAGAGGCTACGAAAACGGTCCTCAAGTCCGCGATGCGGACCCTTCAGGGCCTTGCCGCGGAACAGCAGTTGATTGTTTCCCGGCTGCAGAACAAATATGGCGAGTCGGTCATCCTCCAGGACCTTCTGGAGATCGACCACACGAACTCACAGTTCGGCCGACGTGCCCAGTCCATCGCCGTGCTCTGCGACGGCTGGCTGGGGCGCGCACGTGATGTCGCGTCCGTGTACGACGTGGTGCGCAGCGCGCAGGGCAGGGTTCGCCATTACCGGCGGGTGGAGATTCTCTCGCAGGTCGACTTCGGCATCACGAGCCGTGCTGTCGAACCGGTCGCACTGGCCCTCGCCGAACTCCTCGACAACGCGACGAGCTATTCCAGCCCGGACACCGTTGTCGAAATCAACATTCGTACCGTGCCCAAGGGCATTTGCATCGTCGTCGACGACGCCGGTGTCGGTATGAACGACGAAGAGCGCACCCGGGCCGAGAAACTCCTCTCCAGCGATCGGGTCTCGGGTGTCTCCGCACTCGGCAACCCGCCGCAGTTCGGTTTCGCCGTGATCGGCGTGCTCAGTGAGCGCTTCGGTTTCGAGGTGTCCGTGGACTCCTCCTCCCCCTACGGAGGTGTCCGGGGTGTCGTCCTCCTGCCGCACGACCTGCTCACCAACGCGCCCGAGCAGAGGGAGCCGTCTCCGGTCGTTCCCACCGTCGCCGCCACGGGCCACAGTGGCCCCGACGCCGCGCTGACCGGCAACACCACCACCGCCGACGGCCTGCCGAAGCGGCGTCGCAAGCGGCCCATGGCCATCGTGCCGGGCAGTACGTCCGCCCCCGCTCACGCCCGCTCGGGCGCGGAGACGGCGGCGATCATGGGCGCCTTCCAGCGGGGCACCCAGTCGGGCCGGGCCACGCCTGCGGATTCCGCGGAAAAGTCGAGCAGTACACGTGGTGCAAGCAGCGAAGGGCATGAGGTCTCGTGA
- a CDS encoding proline racemase family protein has protein sequence MRSKLVLHAVDSHTEGMPTRVITGGIGTIPGATMNERRLYFREHRDDVKQLLMNEPRGHSAMSGAILQPPTRPDCDWGVVYIEVSGYLPMCGHGTIGVATVLVETGMVEVVEPVTTIRLDTPAGLVVAEVAVEDGAATSVTLQNVPSFAVALDRKATLPDGRTVTYDLAYGGNFYAILPLEEFGLPFDRARKDDILQAGLSLMEVINSGEEPVHPEDPSIRGCHHVHLYAPGATARHSRHAMAIHPGWFDRSPCGTGTSARMAQLHARGELPLHTEFVNESFIGTRFTGRLLGTTEVAGRPAVLPSFTGRAWITGTAQYLLDPTDPFPAGFVL, from the coding sequence ATGCGCAGCAAGCTCGTCCTGCACGCCGTCGACTCGCACACCGAGGGCATGCCCACCCGCGTGATCACGGGTGGGATCGGCACCATCCCCGGCGCGACGATGAACGAGCGGCGGCTGTACTTCCGTGAACACCGCGACGACGTCAAGCAGTTGCTGATGAACGAGCCCCGCGGCCACTCCGCGATGAGCGGCGCGATCCTCCAGCCGCCCACCCGGCCGGACTGCGACTGGGGTGTCGTCTACATCGAGGTCTCCGGGTATCTGCCGATGTGCGGGCACGGCACGATCGGGGTGGCGACCGTGCTCGTCGAGACGGGCATGGTCGAGGTCGTCGAACCGGTCACCACCATCCGCCTGGACACCCCGGCCGGACTCGTCGTCGCCGAGGTGGCGGTCGAGGACGGCGCGGCCACGTCCGTGACCTTGCAGAACGTTCCCTCCTTCGCGGTCGCGCTGGACCGCAAGGCGACGCTGCCCGACGGCCGTACCGTGACGTACGACCTGGCGTACGGCGGCAACTTCTACGCGATCCTGCCGCTGGAGGAGTTCGGTCTGCCCTTCGACCGCGCCCGCAAGGACGACATCCTGCAAGCCGGACTGTCGCTGATGGAAGTGATCAACTCCGGGGAGGAGCCGGTCCATCCGGAGGATCCGTCGATCCGCGGCTGTCACCACGTCCACCTGTACGCGCCCGGCGCCACCGCCCGCCACTCACGGCACGCGATGGCCATCCACCCGGGCTGGTTCGACCGTTCGCCGTGCGGCACGGGTACCAGCGCGCGCATGGCGCAACTGCACGCGCGGGGCGAACTGCCGCTGCACACCGAGTTCGTGAACGAGTCGTTCATCGGCACCCGGTTCACCGGCAGGCTGCTCGGCACGACCGAGGTGGCGGGCCGTCCGGCAGTGCTGCCCAGCTTCACGGGCCGCGCCTGGATCACCGGCACAGCGCAGTACCTGCTCGACCCGACGGACCCGTTCCCGGCAGGGTTCGTCCTGTGA
- a CDS encoding cytochrome P450: protein MDAQPTAPVPPPGCPAHQPGGRVPLYGPEYAADPQAYYAYLRHYGPTAPVEIAPGVDATLVTDYATALQLLQDSGSFRKDARRWRDFNEGRIPADSPVLPVLAYRHNAMCADGAEHLRLRQSIADSMMRIDPMRLSRSVERISDFLISQFGERGSADLIGSYAKQLPLFVFNELFGCTADIGDRVFFGITGMFDGVNAEKASEVLFQAVGELIALKRRKPGEDVTSWLLKHHTGLSDDEMLHQVSLLLGAGAEALVNLIGNTLHRLLTDHRYAHEGGLIDEAMDDTLWESPPMTNFAAHYPVSDMEFAGQKLTAGDLMLVSFAAANTGPALSAARKAGSNRAHLAWSAGPHACPSKEPARQIAVSAIENLLNRLPDVELSVPEESLTWRPGAFSRGLVTLPARFTPIKPVSRPSRQSTIPAPAPAPQSAAKPRHEQAGGWSKFLNWLTK from the coding sequence ATGGACGCCCAACCCACCGCCCCCGTGCCCCCTCCGGGGTGCCCGGCGCACCAGCCCGGCGGCCGAGTGCCGCTCTACGGGCCGGAGTACGCGGCCGACCCGCAGGCCTACTACGCGTACCTGCGGCACTACGGTCCGACCGCGCCCGTGGAGATCGCTCCGGGAGTCGATGCCACCCTCGTCACCGACTACGCCACTGCCCTCCAACTCCTTCAGGACTCCGGCTCGTTCCGCAAGGACGCCCGCCGCTGGCGGGACTTCAACGAGGGCCGGATCCCCGCTGACAGCCCCGTCCTGCCCGTGCTCGCCTACCGGCACAACGCCATGTGTGCCGACGGCGCCGAACATCTGAGGCTGCGTCAGTCCATCGCGGACAGCATGATGCGCATCGATCCGATGCGGCTGAGCCGGAGCGTCGAGCGGATCTCCGACTTCCTCATCTCCCAGTTCGGCGAACGCGGTTCGGCCGACCTGATCGGCTCCTACGCCAAGCAGCTTCCGCTGTTCGTGTTCAACGAGCTCTTCGGCTGCACCGCCGACATCGGCGACCGCGTCTTCTTCGGCATCACCGGTATGTTCGACGGAGTCAACGCCGAAAAGGCCAGCGAGGTGCTGTTCCAGGCCGTCGGCGAGCTGATCGCCCTCAAGCGGCGCAAGCCCGGCGAGGACGTCACCTCCTGGCTGCTGAAGCATCACACCGGTCTGTCCGACGACGAGATGCTGCACCAGGTCTCTCTGCTGCTGGGCGCGGGAGCCGAGGCCCTGGTCAACCTCATCGGCAACACCCTGCACCGCCTGCTCACCGACCACCGGTACGCTCACGAGGGCGGGTTGATCGACGAGGCGATGGACGACACGTTGTGGGAGAGCCCGCCCATGACGAACTTCGCCGCCCACTACCCGGTGTCCGACATGGAGTTCGCCGGCCAGAAGCTCACCGCCGGCGACCTGATGCTGGTCAGCTTCGCCGCCGCCAACACCGGACCCGCGCTGTCGGCGGCCCGCAAGGCCGGCAGCAACCGGGCGCACCTCGCGTGGAGCGCAGGCCCGCACGCCTGCCCCTCGAAGGAACCCGCACGGCAGATCGCCGTTTCGGCCATCGAGAACCTCCTCAACCGGCTGCCTGACGTCGAACTCAGCGTGCCTGAGGAGAGTCTGACGTGGCGTCCGGGAGCCTTCAGCCGTGGCCTCGTCACGCTCCCCGCGCGGTTCACGCCGATCAAGCCGGTGAGTCGGCCGAGCCGGCAGAGCACCATCCCGGCACCGGCACCGGCACCCCAGAGTGCCGCAAAGCCCCGCCACGAACAGGCAGGAGGGTGGAGCAAGTTCCTCAACTGGCTGACCAAGTGA
- a CDS encoding GntR family transcriptional regulator, producing MAALPESSSPPAAAPSLPVLGGRRDSFRERVADALRAALIAGELRPGEVYSAPALAARFGVSATPVREAMLDLAKEGLVDAVPNKGFRVTEVSDRQLDEYTQVRALIEIPTVVALATTADPVSLEALRPAAREIVAAAVAGDLIAYVEADTRFHLGLLALAGNAHLVEVVRGLRGRARLYGLTALSASGRLLASAEEHLELLDALLTRDERAVHEVMTRHLGHVRKLWASP from the coding sequence ATGGCCGCCCTGCCCGAGAGCAGCAGCCCGCCGGCCGCCGCGCCGTCGCTCCCCGTGCTCGGCGGCCGGCGCGACAGCTTCCGTGAGCGGGTCGCCGACGCCCTGCGGGCAGCGCTGATCGCGGGTGAACTGCGACCCGGTGAGGTGTACTCGGCGCCCGCCCTGGCCGCCCGCTTCGGCGTCTCGGCGACTCCGGTGCGCGAGGCGATGCTCGACCTCGCCAAGGAGGGGCTGGTGGACGCCGTACCCAACAAGGGGTTCCGCGTCACCGAGGTCTCCGACCGGCAGCTCGACGAGTACACGCAGGTCCGCGCGCTCATCGAGATCCCCACCGTGGTGGCGCTGGCGACGACCGCCGACCCGGTGTCGCTGGAGGCGCTGCGCCCGGCCGCCCGGGAGATCGTCGCCGCCGCGGTCGCGGGCGACCTCATCGCCTACGTCGAGGCCGACACCCGTTTCCACCTCGGCCTGCTCGCGCTCGCCGGCAACGCGCACCTCGTCGAGGTGGTCCGCGGTCTGCGCGGCCGCGCCCGCCTCTACGGACTCACCGCCCTCTCCGCGTCCGGCCGCCTGCTGGCATCCGCCGAGGAGCATCTGGAGCTCCTGGACGCCCTGTTGACGCGCGACGAACGGGCCGTGCACGAGGTCATGACGCGACATCTCGGCCATGTACGGAAGTTGTGGGCGTCCCCCTGA
- a CDS encoding GTP-binding protein yields MVSGPSLDEQAYVREGATQTAVKILVVGHFAVGKTTFIGAISEIEPLTTEETMTRAAESVDDLKGVQGKTTTTVAMDFGRLTISDRVVLYLFGTPGQQRFVQMWEDMARGALGALVLVDPDRLADSFAVIDLIEQYGLDYAIAVNHFDGVPLRDEMALRDALDLLDDTPVVTCDARDERSSADALITLVRHLQDRAH; encoded by the coding sequence ATGGTCTCAGGGCCAAGTTTGGATGAGCAGGCCTACGTCCGCGAAGGGGCGACCCAGACTGCGGTGAAGATCCTCGTCGTGGGCCACTTCGCGGTCGGCAAGACCACGTTCATCGGGGCCATCTCCGAGATCGAGCCGCTGACCACCGAGGAGACGATGACGCGGGCCGCCGAGTCGGTCGACGACCTCAAGGGAGTCCAGGGCAAGACCACCACCACGGTCGCCATGGACTTCGGGCGGCTGACCATCAGCGACCGCGTCGTGCTGTACCTGTTCGGAACGCCGGGCCAGCAGCGCTTCGTGCAGATGTGGGAGGACATGGCGCGCGGCGCGCTCGGCGCGCTGGTGCTCGTCGACCCCGATCGACTCGCGGACTCCTTCGCCGTGATCGACCTCATCGAGCAGTACGGACTCGACTACGCCATCGCCGTCAACCACTTCGACGGCGTCCCCCTGCGGGACGAGATGGCTCTGCGCGACGCACTGGATCTGCTCGACGACACCCCCGTCGTCACCTGCGACGCGCGAGACGAGCGGTCGTCGGCCGACGCGCTGATCACTCTCGTCCGCCATCTGCAGGACCGTGCCCACTAG
- a CDS encoding NAD(P)/FAD-dependent oxidoreductase, producing the protein MTERRPTLAVIGAGPAGLAAASAAAARGVRVVLTDSGAEAGGQFYRQPAHGLGARRPQALHHQWRTWERLRAGLDAHLAAGRVTYLTDRHVWCVERESNGFTVHALLGPEQEESVAVRADGVLLATGGYEKILPFPGWTLPGVVTAGGAQALLKGGLVLPGRTAVVAGTGPLLLPVATGLAAAGARVVALVESAGPGNFVRHARTWAATPAKLAEGAVYTAQLLHHRISVKVRHIVLEAHGIERLEYVTVAALDAEGRPVPGTERRLPCDALAVGHGLLPHTDLAEGLGCRLDGPTVRVDDEQRTDVPGVWAAGETTGVGGAALSLAEGHIAGRSAAARLTGTVPDPSEWAPAARSRTRLRSFFAALDGAYAAQPVRWTEQVTDETVVCRCEEVTAGAVREAVGALGAGDLRTVKLLTRAGMGWCQGRMCEPGVAGVAGCELTPARRLLARPVPLGVLAAPPTDPTTPQ; encoded by the coding sequence ATGACTGAACGCCGCCCGACGCTCGCGGTGATCGGCGCGGGCCCGGCCGGGCTCGCCGCCGCGTCAGCGGCAGCGGCGCGCGGTGTGCGGGTGGTGCTGACCGACTCCGGCGCCGAGGCGGGCGGACAGTTCTACCGGCAGCCCGCGCACGGACTCGGCGCTCGGCGCCCGCAGGCACTTCACCACCAGTGGCGCACCTGGGAGCGACTGCGCGCCGGGCTCGACGCCCACCTCGCCGCCGGACGCGTCACATATCTGACTGACCGTCACGTGTGGTGTGTGGAAAGGGAGTCGAACGGATTCACCGTCCATGCGCTACTGGGTCCGGAGCAGGAGGAGTCCGTCGCGGTCCGCGCCGACGGGGTGCTGCTGGCGACCGGCGGCTACGAGAAGATCCTGCCGTTCCCCGGCTGGACTCTGCCCGGTGTGGTCACCGCGGGCGGCGCCCAGGCGCTGTTGAAGGGCGGGCTCGTGCTGCCCGGCCGCACGGCGGTCGTCGCCGGCACGGGACCCCTGCTCCTGCCCGTCGCGACCGGCCTCGCCGCCGCGGGAGCACGGGTCGTCGCCTTGGTCGAATCGGCCGGTCCGGGCAACTTCGTACGTCACGCCCGGACTTGGGCCGCGACCCCGGCGAAGCTGGCCGAGGGCGCCGTCTACACGGCCCAACTCCTGCACCACCGAATCTCGGTGAAGGTCCGTCACATAGTGCTGGAGGCGCACGGCATCGAACGCCTGGAGTACGTCACGGTCGCCGCGCTGGACGCCGAGGGCCGACCGGTGCCCGGTACCGAACGACGTCTGCCCTGCGACGCCCTCGCCGTCGGTCATGGCCTGCTGCCGCACACCGATCTCGCGGAGGGGCTCGGCTGTCGCCTCGACGGGCCGACCGTGCGCGTCGACGACGAACAGCGCACCGACGTCCCGGGCGTCTGGGCGGCGGGCGAGACCACGGGCGTCGGCGGCGCGGCCCTGTCGCTCGCCGAGGGGCACATCGCCGGACGGTCGGCGGCGGCGAGGCTGACCGGCACGGTTCCCGACCCGAGCGAGTGGGCACCGGCCGCCCGGTCCCGTACCCGGCTGCGGTCGTTCTTCGCGGCACTGGACGGCGCGTACGCCGCACAGCCTGTCCGGTGGACGGAGCAGGTGACGGACGAGACGGTCGTGTGCCGTTGCGAGGAGGTCACCGCCGGCGCCGTCCGCGAGGCCGTCGGCGCACTCGGCGCGGGTGACCTGCGCACCGTGAAGCTGCTGACCCGGGCCGGAATGGGCTGGTGCCAGGGCCGGATGTGCGAGCCCGGCGTGGCCGGCGTCGCGGGCTGTGAACTCACCCCGGCACGACGGCTACTGGCCCGCCCCGTACCTCTCGGCGTACTGGCCGCCCCGCCGACCGACCCCACGACACCCCAGTGA
- a CDS encoding DUF742 domain-containing protein — MNGFDGLESQTPELVRPYVITKGRGLPDEGQLSLITLVTAAADHGQRPTRLSPEEQNLLDLCAVGYLSVAEIAGHTQLPLGVVKILLAALTESGHLITRPPVQRAPLADRDILEEVLNGLRAKFG; from the coding sequence ATGAACGGTTTCGATGGACTGGAGTCCCAGACGCCGGAGTTAGTGCGTCCGTACGTCATCACCAAGGGGCGCGGCCTGCCTGACGAGGGGCAGCTCTCCCTCATCACCCTGGTCACGGCGGCCGCCGATCACGGGCAGCGGCCGACCCGCCTGTCGCCAGAGGAACAGAACCTGTTGGACCTGTGCGCGGTCGGCTACCTCTCGGTCGCCGAGATCGCCGGGCACACCCAACTGCCCCTGGGCGTGGTGAAGATCCTCCTCGCCGCCCTCACCGAGAGCGGCCATCTCATCACCCGCCCACCCGTGCAGCGGGCACCGCTCGCCGACCGGGACATCCTGGAGGAGGTGCTGAATGGTCTCAGGGCCAAGTTTGGATGA
- a CDS encoding aldehyde dehydrogenase family protein: MAATLDALAEHRELLALLLVWEIGKPWRLAQADVDRAVDGVRWYVDGIEPMLTGRAPLDGPVSNIASWNYPMSVLVHALLVQALAGNAVIAKTPTDGGVACLTLACALAAREGVPVTLVSGSGGELSQALVRAPEIGCVSFVGGRDTGAAVATAVADLGKRHVVEQEGLNTWGIWNHSDWDAFAAAVPKLFDYGKQRCTAYPRFVVQRALFDEFLAAYLPAVRTLRLGHPLAVEKRDDPHPRLDFGPVINAAKAKELSDQVAEAIDRGAVPLHRGSPDDARFLPGQDTAAYVQPVTLLGPPPSSPLHHAEPFGPVDTIVLVDAEAELLAAMNASNGALVATLSTDDRATYDRLAPQIRAFKVGHGTPRSRGDRDELFGGFGASWRGAFVGGELLVRAVTRGPTGERLPGNFPEYQLMP; this comes from the coding sequence ATCGCGGCCACCCTCGACGCCCTCGCCGAGCACCGGGAACTCCTCGCCCTCCTCCTCGTATGGGAGATCGGCAAGCCCTGGCGGCTCGCGCAGGCCGACGTCGACCGGGCCGTCGACGGCGTGCGCTGGTACGTCGACGGCATCGAGCCGATGCTGACCGGACGGGCCCCGCTGGACGGCCCGGTGTCCAACATCGCGAGCTGGAACTACCCGATGAGCGTGCTCGTTCACGCATTGCTGGTACAGGCACTGGCAGGCAACGCGGTCATCGCCAAGACCCCGACCGACGGCGGTGTCGCCTGTCTGACCCTGGCCTGTGCGCTCGCCGCACGCGAGGGCGTTCCCGTCACCCTCGTCAGCGGCAGTGGGGGCGAGCTGTCCCAGGCGCTGGTGCGAGCGCCCGAGATCGGCTGCGTCTCCTTCGTCGGCGGCCGCGACACCGGCGCCGCGGTGGCCACGGCCGTCGCCGACCTCGGCAAACGACACGTAGTCGAACAGGAGGGACTCAACACCTGGGGCATCTGGAACCACTCGGACTGGGACGCCTTCGCCGCGGCGGTCCCGAAGCTCTTCGACTACGGCAAGCAACGCTGTACGGCGTATCCGCGATTCGTCGTCCAGCGCGCGCTGTTCGACGAGTTCCTCGCGGCGTACCTACCGGCGGTGCGCACGCTGAGGCTCGGACATCCGCTGGCCGTCGAGAAGCGCGACGATCCCCACCCGCGGCTGGACTTCGGGCCGGTGATCAACGCGGCCAAGGCCAAGGAACTCAGCGACCAGGTCGCCGAGGCCATCGACCGGGGCGCGGTCCCGCTGCACCGCGGCAGTCCGGACGACGCCCGCTTCCTGCCCGGCCAGGACACCGCGGCGTACGTCCAGCCCGTCACGCTGCTCGGGCCGCCGCCGTCCTCGCCGCTGCATCACGCGGAGCCGTTCGGCCCGGTCGACACCATCGTCCTGGTCGACGCGGAGGCGGAGTTGCTGGCCGCCATGAACGCGTCCAACGGCGCGCTCGTCGCCACCCTGTCCACGGACGACCGTGCCACCTACGACCGACTGGCCCCGCAGATCCGCGCGTTCAAGGTCGGCCACGGCACGCCCCGCTCCCGCGGCGACCGCGACGAGCTCTTCGGCGGCTTCGGCGCGTCCTGGCGGGGCGCGTTCGTCGGCGGGGAACTCCTGGTGCGCGCGGTGACACGAGGCCCGACGGGGGAACGCCTTCCCGGCAACTTCCCGGAGTACCAGCTGATGCCGTGA
- a CDS encoding flavin-containing monooxygenase, with product MRLCVIGAGLSGLATAHALKTAGVDFVCLEQASDVGGLWRRPQAGERGPGYLSLHLNTAKQLTGYSDFPMPASYPLYPRHSQIASYLRAFAEWAGVLDRIELGTTVDSVRQEADGGWTVVSRDADGTISSRGFTHVIVASGHNSEPSMPDPPKGAETFTGTIRHSLDYRDGSDHAGQRVIVVGLGSSAVDIAADLSRHAELTVLSVRRGLHIVPKQLFGMALDEIADAPWWISMSLEEQRRFIEQTLLVARGKLRDYGLPEPDHPIFASAITISDEILSRIRHGAVTPKPAIDAVDGDRVSFTDGTSVRADAIVYCTGFQMAFPFLEPGCPVGAQGSVELYKRVVAPDRPGLFFTGLIRPVGSITRLVEAQARWIARLVTGAAVLPEAEVMHKEIATYLSGVAGQYGPQQDASTQVNVAPYLQELREE from the coding sequence GTGCGCTTGTGTGTGATCGGTGCGGGTCTGTCGGGGCTGGCGACGGCACACGCCCTGAAGACCGCCGGTGTCGACTTCGTCTGCCTGGAGCAGGCGAGCGACGTCGGCGGGCTCTGGCGTCGTCCGCAGGCGGGCGAACGCGGCCCGGGCTATCTGTCGCTGCACCTCAACACCGCCAAGCAGCTGACGGGTTACTCGGACTTCCCGATGCCCGCCTCCTACCCGCTCTATCCCCGGCACAGCCAAATAGCATCGTATCTACGCGCGTTCGCCGAGTGGGCGGGCGTACTGGACCGCATCGAGCTGGGGACGACCGTGGACTCCGTACGGCAGGAGGCCGACGGTGGCTGGACGGTGGTCAGCCGGGACGCCGACGGTACGATCTCGTCCCGCGGCTTCACGCACGTGATCGTCGCCTCCGGGCACAACTCGGAGCCGTCGATGCCCGATCCGCCGAAGGGCGCCGAAACGTTCACCGGAACGATTCGCCATTCTCTCGACTATCGCGACGGCAGCGACCACGCCGGACAGCGCGTCATCGTCGTGGGGCTCGGCAGCTCGGCGGTGGACATCGCCGCGGATCTCTCCCGGCACGCCGAGCTGACAGTGCTCTCAGTGCGCCGGGGACTGCACATCGTGCCCAAGCAGTTGTTCGGCATGGCTCTGGACGAGATCGCCGACGCGCCGTGGTGGATCAGCATGTCCCTTGAGGAACAGCGGCGTTTCATCGAACAGACCCTGCTGGTCGCCCGCGGCAAGCTCCGCGACTACGGGCTGCCCGAGCCGGACCACCCGATCTTCGCCTCGGCCATCACCATCTCCGACGAGATCCTCAGCCGTATCCGCCATGGCGCGGTCACGCCGAAGCCCGCGATCGACGCCGTCGACGGCGACCGGGTCTCCTTCACCGACGGCACGTCGGTCAGGGCCGACGCGATCGTGTACTGCACCGGCTTCCAGATGGCCTTCCCCTTCCTGGAGCCCGGCTGCCCGGTCGGCGCGCAGGGCTCGGTCGAGCTGTACAAACGGGTCGTCGCCCCGGATCGTCCCGGTCTGTTCTTCACCGGTCTGATCCGCCCCGTCGGTTCGATCACGCGGCTGGTGGAGGCCCAGGCACGGTGGATCGCGCGGCTCGTCACCGGCGCTGCGGTGCTGCCTGAGGCGGAGGTCATGCACAAGGAGATCGCCACGTACCTGAGCGGCGTCGCGGGCCAGTACGGGCCGCAGCAGGACGCGTCGACCCAGGTCAACGTGGCACCGTATCTACAGGAGTTGCGCGAGGAGTGA
- a CDS encoding dihydrodipicolinate synthase family protein, with amino-acid sequence MTAPTTPPAPTSPPDPTAARHRPWRGVLVATALPLGRDLSVDYDRYAEHCAWLVANGCDGVVPNGSLGEYQVLTPEERTRVVETAVAAIGGARVMPGVAAYGSAEARRWAEQAAEAGCGAVMLLPPNAYRADERAVTAHYAEVAKAGLPVVAYNNPIDTKVDLVPELLARLHGEGHIHGVKEFSGDVRRAYRIAELAPELDLLIGADDVLLELAVAGAKGWVAGYPNALPKASVELYRAAVAGDLTTALPLYRQLHPLLRWDSRVEFVQAIKLSMDIVGRHGGSCRPPRFPLLPEQEAAVRAATEKAVAAGLA; translated from the coding sequence ATGACCGCCCCCACCACTCCCCCCGCCCCCACCTCACCTCCCGACCCCACCGCCGCCCGGCACCGCCCTTGGCGTGGTGTCCTCGTCGCCACCGCGCTCCCGCTCGGCCGCGACCTCTCCGTCGACTACGACCGGTACGCCGAGCACTGCGCCTGGCTGGTGGCGAACGGCTGCGACGGCGTCGTACCCAACGGCTCGCTGGGCGAGTACCAGGTGCTCACGCCCGAGGAACGCACCAGGGTGGTGGAGACCGCGGTGGCCGCGATCGGCGGGGCGCGGGTGATGCCCGGGGTCGCCGCGTACGGCTCGGCGGAGGCCCGCCGTTGGGCCGAGCAGGCGGCCGAAGCGGGCTGCGGGGCGGTGATGCTGCTGCCGCCCAACGCCTACCGCGCGGACGAGCGCGCCGTCACGGCCCACTACGCGGAGGTCGCCAAGGCCGGCCTGCCGGTCGTGGCGTACAACAACCCGATCGACACCAAGGTCGACCTCGTACCCGAACTGCTGGCACGGCTGCACGGCGAGGGGCACATCCACGGCGTCAAGGAGTTCTCGGGCGACGTCCGACGCGCCTACCGGATCGCCGAACTCGCCCCCGAACTGGACCTGTTGATCGGCGCCGACGACGTGCTGCTGGAGTTGGCCGTCGCGGGCGCCAAGGGCTGGGTGGCCGGCTACCCCAACGCGCTGCCGAAGGCCTCGGTGGAGCTGTACCGGGCGGCCGTCGCCGGTGACCTCACCACGGCGCTCCCTCTCTACCGTCAGCTCCACCCGCTGCTGCGCTGGGACTCCCGCGTGGAGTTCGTCCAGGCGATCAAACTCTCGATGGACATCGTGGGCCGCCACGGCGGTAGTTGCCGTCCGCCACGGTTCCCTTTGCTGCCGGAGCAGGAGGCCGCCGTCCGCGCGGCCACCGAGAAGGCCGTCGCGGCGGGTCTGGCGTAA
- a CDS encoding roadblock/LC7 domain-containing protein: MNDDLSWMLDSALEIPGALHAVLISADGLLMARTQDFDKDDADRVAAAMSGVQSLSRSLAFFCEDPQMRWRQTLVEFEGGWVFLISAGEGAYLGVSASPDVDMADITFRMQQLVGQLGKALTTPPRENLGVRS, from the coding sequence GTGAACGACGATCTGTCATGGATGCTTGACAGTGCCTTGGAGATTCCCGGGGCCCTGCACGCCGTCCTGATATCCGCCGACGGCCTGCTGATGGCCCGGACGCAGGACTTCGACAAGGACGACGCGGACCGCGTGGCCGCCGCGATGAGCGGGGTGCAGTCACTCAGCCGCTCGCTCGCGTTCTTCTGCGAGGACCCGCAGATGCGGTGGCGGCAGACACTGGTCGAGTTCGAGGGGGGCTGGGTCTTCCTGATCTCCGCCGGCGAGGGCGCCTACCTCGGCGTCTCCGCCTCGCCGGACGTCGACATGGCGGACATCACCTTCCGGATGCAGCAGCTCGTCGGCCAGCTCGGCAAGGCCCTGACGACCCCGCCGCGCGAGAACCTCGGCGTGCGGTCATGA